A region of Triplophysa rosa linkage group LG16, Trosa_1v2, whole genome shotgun sequence DNA encodes the following proteins:
- the srfbp1 gene encoding serum response factor-binding protein 1 produces the protein MPAVLNLNNEVVRLRAEVKRVRVLIIRKLIRQILVLEKKKGSQEDLEKHRRRAARLLEEIQELKVIVPDKVTKTALQMEISFEKVCKNKEATLSDRAIARIATHPQFNKKIQSLKDAIKAFKDERINEMNSEKQVKKKADDLKDQPLEVNDDEGPEKSDDDEKKPNEEEGDEMIDKPHEDSSVEEVLLKMRREAKNIRVLVLGKLTRKMGALKKKKGPESVVNQELIAELMKDIQALRNLKPDQPTITALQQNVELEKVLQDPQASPMDRVIAHIVTHSRFINKLQKVKNVIEEKKAKAAEAKRIEMDRPKNDGMTAIEEEEEEEKEEDGEEEEDDSEEDKDEEEDDSEEDEEEEDDSEEDKDEEEDDSEDDKEEDDDDEVGVEKLSSLSIEIHKPAESTGSDAVKLPPIQVITTPEKSKATIVKSQNAKVTSSKVSPKKSSTVSNTESKLPINVKKTEKETENTIKPETKARSQKDNEESDLSDDDEEKEYFDDSTEERFRKQSSQSEESDEDDFFLSKVSKFKKRKSGKAKVQAKETQAVEKPQETNLGKFESDFCSTLSKSSASSQSAEHGSRHDGSRPPRFQNQKKGPDGRMKPSLYKDRGNDRRAAPFKTNKQTFKYAGQRQDGPPGAGRGRSQFEQHQNQNSRGPAGKISNPQQQSLHPSWEASRKRKEQQAQIPVFQGKKIRFDD, from the exons ATGCCTGCCGTGCTGAACCTTAACAATGAGGTGGTCAGGCTGAGGGCGGAGGTGAAAAGAGTAAGGGTGCTCATCATCCGGAAGCTCATCCGCCAGATCTTGGTACTGGAgaagaagaaaggaagtcaggAGGACTTGGAGAAGCACCGCAGGCGAGCGGCGAGACTTCTGGAGGAGATCCAAGAGCTGAAAGTTATCGTGCCCGACAAAGTCACGAAGACCGCTCTGCAGATGGAGATCAGCTTCGAGAAGGTGTGCAAGAATAAAGAGGCCACCCTGTCCGATCGAGCCATTGCGCGAATTGCCACGCACCCACAGTTCAACAAGAAAATCCAGAGCCTTAAGGATGCTATCAAAGCCTTCAAAGACGAAAGAATAAATGAGATGAACTCTGAGAAACAAGTGAAAAAGAAGGCAGACGATTTGAAAGATCAGCCACTAGAAGTCAATGATGATGAAGGTCCTGAGAAATCAGACGATGACGAGAAGAAACCGAATGAAGAGGAGGGTGATGAAATGATAGATAAACCTCATGAG GACTCGAGCGTCGAAGAGGTTTTGCTCAAGATGAGAAGGGAGGCGAAGAACATAAGGGTGCTGGTCTTGGGTAAACTGACGCGGAAAATGGGTGctctgaagaagaaaaaaggTCCGGAATCTGTGGTGAACCAAGAACTGATAGCAGAACTCATGAAAGACATCCAGGCATTAAGGAACCTTAAACCAGACCAGCCCACCATTACAGCTCTTCAACAGAACGTCGAACTTGAGAAGGTTTTGCAGGACCCTCAGGCAAGCCCGATGGACAGAGTCATCGCACACATCGTCACACATTCCCGGTTCATCAACAAActtcaaaaagtgaaaaatgtgATTGAAGAGAAAAAAGCTAAGGCAGCAGAAGCCAAACGGATAGAGATGGACAGACCGAAGAATGATGGAATGACAGCCattgaggaggaggaggaggaggagaaggaGGAGGATGGtgaagaggaggaggatgacaGTGAAGAAGATAaggatgaggaggaggatgataGTGAAGAagatgaggaggaagaggatgaTAGTGAAGAAGATAAGGATGAGGAGGAAGATGATAGTGAAGACGATAAggaggaagatgatgatgatgaagtaGGAGTGGAAAAACTGAGCAGTCTTTCCATTGAAATCCATAAGCCAGCAGAGAGCACAGGCTCTGATGCTGTAAAGTTGCCACCGATCCAAGTGATCACAACACCTGAAAAATCCAAAGCAACCATAGTCAAATCACAGAATGCCAAGGTCACATCTTCAAAAGTTTCCCCTAAAAAGTCTTCAACCGTTAGCAATACAGAGTCTAAACTACCAATAAACgtaaaaaaaacagagaaagaaactGAAAACACCATAAAGCCAGAAACGAAAGCTCGGTCACAAAAGGACAACGAAGAGAGCGATCTATCAGACGACGATGAAGAGAAGGAATACTTCGACGACAGCACAGAGGAGCGTTTCCGTAAGCAGTCATCTCAGTCGGAAGAGAGCGATGAAGATGACTTCTTCCTCAGCAAAGTTAGCAAATTTAAGAAAAGGAAAAGTGGCAAAGCTAAAGTTCAGGCCAAAGAAACCCAAGCAGTTGAAAAACCTCAAGAGACCAACCTTGGTAAATTTGAGTCTGATTTCTGCTCAACCCTGTCCAAATCCAGCGCCTCCTCGCAGAGTGCCGAGCATGGCTCTCGTCACGATGGGTCAAGACCACCTCggtttcagaatcagaagaagGGTCCTGACGGCAGGATGAAACCATCTCTGTATAAAGACCGGGGCAATGACAGGAGGGCGGCGCCTTTCaaaaccaacaaacaaacatttaaatatgctGGACAAAGGCAAGATGGACCTCCAGGAGCCGGGAGGGGACGGTCACAGTTTGAGCAGCATCAGAACCAGAATAGCAGAGGTCCGGCTGGCAAGATTTCAAATCCACAGCAACAATCGCTTCATCCTTCATGGGAGGCTAGCAGGAAGAGGAAAGAACAGCAGGCACAAATCCCAGTGTTCCAGGGGAAAAAAATCAGATTTGATGATTAA
- the maco1a gene encoding macoilin-1 yields the protein MKRRNADCSKLRRPLKRNRITEGIHSSTFLYLKFLVVWALVLLADFVLEFRFEYLWPFWLFIRSVYDSFRYQGLAFSVFFVCVAFTSDIICLLFIPKQWLFFAASTYVWVQYVWHTERGVCLPTVSLWILFVYIEAAIRFKDLKHFHVDLCRPFAAHCIGYPVVTLGFGFKSYVSYKMRLRKQKEVQKENEFYMQLLQQALPPEQQMLQRQERESEDAASKSPSEADTMSVAQNSSDGTKKPPVSLPELEYKDKGKDGGKDKKQHQHSIGINNNILQTVDAKLQDIEYMENHLNSKKLNNELGGSAENLFLKEEVGGGSAPSKHYKNSSPHSHNSTNGSVPSSSNRSEKKQKCAGKNLATHRDVMENCIPNNQLSKPDALVRLEQDIKKLKADLQASRQVEQDLHSQISSLSSSERSMRSELGQLRQENELLQNKLHNAVQAKQKDKQMIVQLEKRLKAEQEARAAVEKQLAEEKKRKKMEEATAARAVALAAASRGECADSLRSRIRELESECKKLTHDMKLKEEQIRELEFKAQELRKYKENEKDTEVLMSALSAMQDKTQHLENSLSAETRIKLDLFSALGDAKRQLEIAQGQILQKEQEIKELKQKIAEVMAVMPSITYSVETNNMTPVTPHYSSKFMDTSPSSLDPNASVYQPMKK from the exons ATGAAGCGGCGCAATGCGGACTGCAGCAAACTCCGTCGCCCGTTGAAACGGAACCGAATCACCGAGGGTATTCACAGCAG TACCTTCCTTTATCTGAAGTTTCTGGTCGTTTGGGCACTCGTCCTGTTGGCGGATTTTGTGCTAGAGTTTAGGTTCGAGTACCTGTGGCCTTTCTGGCTTTTCATCAGAAGTGTTTACGATTCCTTTAGATATCAGGGATTG GCGTTCTCTGTATTCTTCGTATGCGTTGCGTTCACATCGGACATCATCTGCCTGCTCTTTATCCCTAAACAATGGCTGTTTTTCGCCGCCAGCACATACGTGTGGGTGCAGTATGTGTGGCATACAG AGCGAGGCGTGTGTCTGCCCACTGTCTCCCTCTGGATTCTCTTTGTATACATCGAAGCAGCCATCCGTTTCAAGGATCTGAAGCATTTTCATGTAGACCTTTGCCGTCCCTTCGCTGCTCACTG CATCGGCTATCCGGTGGTGACGCTGGGCTTCGGCTTCAAGAGTTACGTGAGCTATAAGATGCGTCTGCGCAAACAGAAGGAGGTGCAGAAGGAGAATGAGTTCTACATGCAGCTCCTTCAGCAGGCCCTGCCTCCAGAGCAACAGATGCTGcagagacaggagagagagagcgaagacG CTGCCTCAAAAAGCCCATCAGAAGCAGACACCATGTCGGTAGCTCAAAACAGCAGTGACGGTACCAAGAAGCCGCCCGTCTCTTTGCCCGAActggagtacaaagacaagggCAAAGATGGAGGGAAAGACAAAAAACAGCACCAGCACAGCATAGGaataaacaacaacattctCCAAACTGTTGATGCAAAACTACAAGACATTGAGTACATGGAGAACCACCTAAACTCTAAGAAACTCAACAATGAGTTAGGCGGCAGTGCCGAGAACCTGTTCCTTAAAGAGGAGGTTGGCGGAGGCTCCGCCCCCTCCAAGCATTACAAAAATTCCTCCCCCCATAGCCACAACTCCACCAATGGGAGCGTTCCGTCCTCGTCCAATAGGAGCGAAAAGAAACAGAAGTGTGCGGGGAAGAATCTCGCAACTCACAGAGATGTGATGGAGAACTGTATACCTAACAACCAGCTCAGTAAGCCGGACGCGTTAGTGCG GCTTGAGCAGGACATAAAGAAGTTGAAGGCAGATCTGCAGGCGAGCAGACAGGTGGAGCAGGACCTGCACAGTCAGATCAGCTCTCTGAGCAGTTCGGAGAGGAGCATGCGCTCTGAGCTGGGCCAACTCCGTCAGGAGAACGAATTACTGCAGAACAA GCTCCATAACGCTGTGCAGGCCAAGCAGAAGGACAAGCAGATGATCGTGCAGCTGGAGAAGCGGCTCAAGGCGGAACAGGAAGCGCGGGCCGCAGTCGAGAAGCAGCTCGCCGAGGAGAAGAAGAGAAAAAAGATGGAGGAGGCCACAGCCGCACGTGCCGTCGCTCTGGCTGCCGCCTCCAG GGGAGAGTGCGCAGACTCGCTGAGGAGTCGCATCCGTGAGCTCGAGTCTGAATGCAAGAAGCTCACACATGACATGAAGCTTAAAGAGGAGCAAATCAGAGAGCTGGAGTTCAAAGCGCAA GAGTTGCGTAAATATAAGGAAAACGAAAAGGACACAGAAGTTCTGATGTCTGCGCTGTCAGCCATGCAGGACAAAACTCAACACCTGGAGAACAGTCTGAGTGCTGAGACCAGAATCAAACTGGATCTCTTTTCTGCACTTGGTGATGCCAAGAGACAGCTAGAGATCGCTCAAG GTCAGATTCTTCAGAAGGAGCAGGAGATTAAAGAGCTGAAGCAGAAGATCGCGGAGGTCATGGCTGTCATGCCCAGCATCACGTACTCGGTCGAGACTAATAACATGACCCCCGTCACTCCACACTACTCATCCAAGTTTATGGACACTAGTCCTTCAAGCTTGGATCCCAATGCCTCGGTGTACCAGCCAATGAAGAAGTGA
- the e2f3 gene encoding transcription factor E2F3, producing MRKGGSTVTGQVMLSGLRSSPREQNSVFGVVSDRRCVYSNATRLQINTPPSTNSACLPEASVDSLYTTPLQGPTHGTGLRPTLGRPPAKRRLELDITDHQYSEPAKTLRSRKGPLKLKVPKAPKTPPEKTRYDTSLGFLTKKFCQLLAESSDGVLDLNKAAIVLNVQKRRLYDITNVLEGVRLIKKKSKNNIQWLGSSLPSEDGLPSPPMSSHSMAREMLELTQEERRLDELIQTCTHNVQQMTEEIHNKKYAYVTYQDVRRIKSLKDQTVIAVKAPSETKLEVPDPKESLQVHLSSSKGPIDVFLCTDGGDSGSPIHNGLDVNGNHTAYFKVSQESPSGGTTDGVKMNGNSNSYGYDSSAGSAPMSPLSSSLSSILQQPDDSIPFVPLSPALLCDEYMLGLGDEQGISDLFDSCDLDTLALDDLLRI from the exons ATGAGAAAAGGGGGTTCCACGGTCACAGGACAAGTAATGCTGTCGGGGTTGAGGAGTTCTCCCCGTGAGCAAAACAGTGTTTTTGGAGTTGTTTCCGACCGACGGTGTGTTTATTCCAACGCGACTCGTCTACAAATAAACACACCACCGTCAACTAATAGTGCTTGTTTGCCAGAGGCTTCTGTTGACAGTTTGTACACAACTCCTCTGCAAGGACCGACTCACGGGACAGGCCTTCGACCTACATTAGGACGACCCCCG GCTAAAAGGAGGCTTGAACTAGACATTACAGACCATCAATATAGTGAGCCAGCTAAAACTCTTAGAAGTCGCAAAGGACCTCTTAAACTGAAGGTTCCCAAAG CCCCTAAAACTCCACCGGAGAAGACTCGCTATGACACGTCCTTGGGCTTCTTGACCAAGAAGTTTTGTCAACTGCTGGCCGAGTCCTCGGATGGTGTGTTGGATCTGAATAAAGCTGCCATTGTGCTCAATGTTCAGAAGAGACGTCTTTATGACATCACCAACGTGCTGGAGGGTGTGCGTCTTATCAAAAAGAAGTCGAAGAACAACATCCAATGGCT GGGTTCCAGTCTGCCATCAGAGGACGGACTGCCGTCTCCACCGATGTCCAGTCACAGTATGGCCAGAGAGATGCTGGAGCTCACTCAGGAGGAGAGACGTCTGGATGAGCTCATTCAAACCTGCACGCACAATGTCCAGCAGATGACGGAGGAGATCCACAACAAAAA ATATGCCTATGTTACATATCAAGACGTCCGAAGAATAAAAAGCCTAAAGGATCAAACGGTCATAGCGGTCAAAGCACCTTCAGAGACGAAGCTGGAAGTGCCAGACCCAAAGGAG AGTTTACAGGTGCATCTAAGCAGCTCCAAGGGTCCCATTGATGTCTTCCTCTGCACGGATGGTGGAGACTCGGGCAGTCCAATCCACAATGGCCTCGATGTGAATGGAAATCACACAGCATATTTCAAAGTCTCTCAAG AAAGTCCTTCGGGTGGCACCACCGATGGCGTCAAGATGAACGGCAACTCCAACAGTTACGGTTATGATTCCTCGGCTGGCAGCGCACCCATGTCACCCCTCAGTTCCTCCTTGTCCTCCATCCTCCAGCAGCCGGATGACTCCATTCCCTTCGTGCCTCTGTCTCCTGCCCTGCTCTGCGACGAGTACATGCTGGGTTTGGGTGATGAGCAGGGTATAAGTGATCTATTCGACTCCTGTGATTTGGACACGCTGGCATTGGATGACCTGCTCAGGATATGA